From Pseudonocardia autotrophica, one genomic window encodes:
- a CDS encoding acyl carrier protein, giving the protein MADNAEILSGLAEIVEEVAGIDTAEVTPEKSFVDDLDIDSLSMVEIAVQAEDKFGAKIPDDQLAELKTVGDAVDFIAKHQ; this is encoded by the coding sequence GTGGCTGACAACGCTGAGATCCTGTCCGGGCTTGCCGAGATCGTCGAGGAGGTCGCCGGCATCGACACCGCCGAGGTGACCCCGGAGAAGTCCTTCGTCGACGACCTGGACATCGACTCGCTGTCCATGGTGGAGATCGCCGTGCAGGCCGAGGACAAGTTCGGCGCGAAGATCCCGGACGACCAGCTGGCCGAGCTGAAGACCGTCGGCGACGCCGTCGACTTCATCGCCAAGCACCAGTGA